In Deltaproteobacteria bacterium, a single genomic region encodes these proteins:
- a CDS encoding Zn-dependent alcohol dehydrogenase, with translation MKAAVFHGAHTPLTIEDVEIAEPIGHEVRMRTVASGVCHSDLHFVDGFYPFPTPAILGHEAAGIVESVGPHVTEFKPGDHVIACLSIFCGHCSYCLTGRTYLCNARPDRASQDPPKLTWKGAPVNQFVGLSAYAEQMLVHENGLVKVHDDMPLDRAALIGCGVTTGVGAVLNTARVEPGATVAVFGAGGVGLAAIQGARIAGAGMIIAVDVFAHKLTQAQELGATHAVDASKDDPVKAIRRLTGGGVEYAFEAIGLKKAAEQAFECIRPGGTATIIGMIPVGQKIELEGSVFLREKRIQGCTMGSNRFKVDMPKYVDFYQRGLLRLDEMISKRGRLGDVNEAFRAMKAGEVARTVLMFDAQ, from the coding sequence ATGAAAGCCGCTGTATTCCACGGAGCCCACACTCCACTGACCATCGAAGATGTCGAGATCGCCGAGCCTATTGGACACGAAGTACGCATGCGCACAGTGGCGAGCGGCGTATGTCATAGCGATCTGCATTTCGTCGATGGCTTCTATCCTTTCCCCACGCCGGCGATTCTTGGACACGAGGCTGCCGGAATTGTTGAGTCCGTCGGTCCGCACGTCACCGAGTTCAAACCCGGCGACCATGTGATCGCCTGCTTGTCGATCTTCTGCGGACACTGCTCCTATTGTCTGACGGGGCGGACGTATCTGTGCAATGCCCGCCCGGACCGCGCCTCGCAAGATCCGCCGAAACTCACCTGGAAAGGTGCGCCGGTGAACCAGTTCGTCGGTCTGTCCGCGTATGCCGAACAGATGCTGGTGCATGAGAATGGCCTCGTGAAGGTGCACGACGATATGCCGCTCGACCGCGCCGCCTTGATTGGTTGCGGTGTGACCACCGGCGTAGGTGCGGTATTGAATACAGCCCGTGTCGAACCGGGAGCAACGGTCGCGGTTTTCGGTGCTGGCGGCGTCGGCTTGGCAGCAATTCAAGGTGCACGCATCGCTGGTGCCGGGATGATTATCGCCGTCGATGTCTTTGCGCATAAACTCACGCAAGCGCAGGAACTCGGGGCAACTCATGCGGTCGATGCCTCGAAGGATGATCCAGTCAAAGCCATCCGCCGACTCACTGGCGGAGGAGTCGAGTACGCCTTCGAAGCCATCGGCCTCAAGAAAGCCGCGGAACAAGCCTTCGAGTGCATTCGCCCCGGCGGCACAGCGACCATCATCGGCATGATCCCCGTCGGCCAGAAAATCGAACTCGAAGGCAGTGTGTTTCTTCGGGAGAAACGCATCCAAGGCTGTACTATGGGCTCCAATCGCTTCAAGGTAGACATGCCGAAATATGTCGACTTCTACCAACGGGGGCTGCTCCGTCTTGACGAGATGATTAGCAAGCGTGGGCGGCTTGGCGACGTGAACGAAGCATTTCGCGCCATGAAAGCCGGCGAGGTCGCCCGCACGGTGTTGATGTTTGACGCACAATAA
- a CDS encoding SDR family oxidoreductase → MTRLTKLSRSIAGKVALVTGAASGMGRATAYLFADEGAKVAVLDRNGEGVATVVREITEAGGSAAGWTLDLMESEKIAPTVIAIAEHFGGLDILINNAGIDAGSRIQSSRYEEVWNRCFTINLDAHHRLIRAALPYLTKSGAGRIVNIASTEGVGGSAFSSPYTAAKHGVVGLTRALAVELGTQGVTVNCICPGAIHTGLTASIPDKAKETFARRRVPLKRYGDPEEVAHATLSLVLPAASYINGATVVVDGGFTIQNNGGALS, encoded by the coding sequence ATGACTCGATTGACGAAACTGAGCCGTTCCATCGCCGGCAAGGTGGCGCTGGTCACCGGAGCCGCCAGCGGCATGGGCCGGGCGACGGCGTATCTCTTTGCCGACGAAGGGGCCAAGGTCGCCGTGCTGGATCGCAATGGCGAAGGGGTGGCGACGGTGGTGCGGGAGATTACCGAGGCCGGAGGCTCTGCTGCGGGATGGACGTTGGACCTGATGGAGAGCGAGAAAATCGCGCCGACTGTCATCGCCATTGCCGAGCATTTCGGTGGGCTCGACATTCTCATCAACAATGCCGGCATCGACGCTGGCAGCCGCATTCAAAGCAGCCGCTACGAGGAAGTGTGGAATCGCTGCTTTACCATTAACTTGGACGCGCATCACCGCCTCATTCGCGCGGCGTTGCCCTATCTGACCAAAAGCGGCGCCGGACGCATCGTCAACATCGCCTCGACCGAAGGCGTCGGCGGCAGCGCTTTCTCTAGCCCCTACACCGCAGCCAAGCATGGAGTGGTCGGACTCACGCGCGCGCTGGCCGTCGAATTGGGCACACAAGGGGTGACGGTCAATTGCATCTGCCCGGGTGCAATCCACACTGGACTGACCGCTTCCATTCCAGACAAAGCGAAAGAGACTTTTGCCCGTCGTCGGGTGCCGCTCAAACGCTACGGCGATCCCGAAGAAGTCGCGCATGCCACTCTCAGCTTGGTGCTGCCCGCCGCGTCGTACATCAATGGCGCGACGGTCGTCGTCGATGGCGGCTTCACCATCCAAAACAACGGCGGCGCTTTGAGCTAG
- a CDS encoding amidohydrolase yields the protein MAVQRVISADSHMTEPGDLWVERLDRKYRDTAPRVIKNEKTSGAPYQFVAPGIHPLTVAGAFAAGRRGDALREHMKHGYEAARPGGWDPVERLKDQDIDGVVAEVLYSSLGIVLLDMKDVELQQACLRVYNDWLAEFCRHDPQRLIGIGLYTLNALPDVSEIERCAKLGLKGVLILASDTVELPYSDTKFDPLWRVCTEAGMTVSLHKPLVSGMPLTSAMPTAADLQIHVIHVVEQCLTRMVYGGVFERFPTLKVVSAENDVGWIANWVHRLDHVHSLVASAKQLPLKPSDYVRRNVWATFQDDPLGPATWQFFGQDNYMWASDFPHADSTFPHSLKVIEENFAGVPAEVTRNIVFENAKRLYDIGVE from the coding sequence ATGGCAGTGCAACGAGTGATTTCGGCGGATTCGCACATGACGGAGCCGGGCGACCTGTGGGTCGAGCGGCTCGATCGCAAATATCGCGACACCGCGCCGCGTGTCATTAAAAACGAGAAAACCAGCGGGGCACCGTATCAATTCGTGGCTCCCGGCATTCACCCGCTCACGGTCGCTGGGGCGTTCGCCGCCGGCCGCCGCGGCGACGCGCTGCGCGAACATATGAAACACGGCTATGAAGCTGCGCGCCCCGGCGGCTGGGACCCGGTGGAGCGGCTGAAAGACCAAGACATCGATGGCGTGGTGGCCGAGGTGCTGTACTCCAGCCTCGGCATCGTGCTGCTCGATATGAAAGATGTCGAACTCCAGCAAGCCTGCCTGCGGGTGTACAACGACTGGCTCGCGGAGTTCTGCCGCCACGATCCCCAGCGTTTGATCGGCATCGGCTTGTACACGCTCAACGCCTTGCCGGACGTGAGCGAGATCGAGCGCTGCGCCAAGCTCGGCCTCAAAGGCGTGCTGATTCTGGCGTCCGACACAGTTGAGCTGCCCTATAGCGACACGAAGTTCGATCCGTTGTGGCGAGTGTGTACCGAAGCAGGGATGACAGTCTCCTTGCATAAGCCGTTGGTGTCCGGCATGCCGCTGACCTCGGCGATGCCGACGGCAGCGGATCTGCAAATTCACGTGATTCACGTCGTCGAGCAATGTCTGACGCGCATGGTGTACGGCGGCGTCTTCGAGCGCTTTCCGACGTTGAAAGTCGTATCGGCGGAAAATGACGTGGGCTGGATCGCCAACTGGGTGCATCGCCTCGATCATGTGCACTCCCTGGTTGCCAGCGCTAAGCAGTTGCCGCTCAAGCCCAGCGACTACGTTCGGCGCAATGTGTGGGCCACGTTCCAAGACGACCCGCTTGGCCCGGCGACATGGCAGTTTTTTGGCCAGGACAACTACATGTGGGCGTCGGACTTCCCCCACGCGGACTCGACCTTTCCGCACTCGTTGAAAGTGATCGAAGAAAACTTCGCCGGCGTCCCGGCAGAGGTCACACGCAACATTGTCTTCGAGAACGCCAAGCGGCTGTACGATATTGGCGTCGAGTAA
- a CDS encoding sulfate ABC transporter ATP-binding protein, whose protein sequence is MSIEVQNIRKTFGSFTTLAAVSFQVPTGDLVALLGPSGSGKTTLLRIIAGLEAAEQGSVLFHGEDATERNVRDRQVGFVFQHYALFRHMTVFENVAFGLRVRPRSARPTEQEIRTTVHELLKLVQLDWLADRYPSQLSGGQRQRIALARALAVQPQVLLLDEPFGALDAKVRKELRRWLRRLHDEMHITSVFVTHDQEEALEVADRVVIMNEGRIEQIGTPEEVYDQPATPFVYHFLGNVNLFHGRIHEGRARIDEFEIETPEHADAQDVPAVGYVRPHDIEIERSRNGTPAIAAIVSHVHPIGPSVHLELTRDDTGDLIEVELSKKRYRAMQLQEGERVFVTPRKLRVFVHAPQNAQSSLARRVGTEEGIAHVG, encoded by the coding sequence ATGAGCATTGAAGTACAAAACATCAGGAAAACCTTTGGCAGTTTCACTACTTTGGCTGCAGTGAGCTTCCAAGTTCCTACGGGTGATCTTGTCGCGTTGCTGGGGCCGTCGGGATCGGGAAAAACGACGCTCTTGCGCATCATCGCCGGTTTAGAAGCAGCAGAGCAAGGGAGCGTGTTGTTCCACGGTGAAGATGCTACGGAGCGCAATGTACGTGATCGACAGGTGGGGTTTGTTTTCCAGCACTATGCCCTGTTTCGCCACATGACGGTTTTTGAAAACGTGGCCTTCGGCCTACGGGTACGGCCCCGCAGTGCGCGTCCCACCGAACAGGAAATCCGCACGACCGTACACGAACTTCTCAAGCTGGTGCAGCTGGACTGGCTAGCGGATCGCTACCCGTCGCAACTGTCAGGTGGCCAGCGGCAGCGCATTGCCCTGGCGCGCGCTTTGGCGGTGCAGCCCCAAGTCTTGTTGTTGGATGAACCCTTTGGCGCGTTGGACGCGAAAGTCCGTAAGGAACTGCGGCGTTGGCTCCGTCGTTTGCATGACGAGATGCACATCACCAGCGTATTCGTCACCCACGATCAAGAAGAAGCCCTGGAAGTGGCGGATCGCGTGGTGATCATGAACGAGGGGCGCATTGAGCAGATTGGGACGCCAGAAGAAGTCTACGATCAGCCGGCGACGCCGTTCGTCTACCACTTCCTTGGCAACGTGAACCTCTTTCATGGACGGATTCACGAAGGTCGTGCGCGGATTGACGAGTTTGAAATCGAAACGCCCGAACATGCCGATGCGCAGGACGTGCCAGCCGTTGGCTATGTGCGTCCCCACGACATTGAAATCGAACGCTCGCGCAACGGCACCCCGGCAATTGCAGCGATCGTGAGTCACGTTCATCCTATCGGCCCCTCAGTCCATCTCGAACTTACCCGCGACGACACTGGAGACCTAATAGAAGTGGAACTCAGCAAAAAACGCTACCGGGCCATGCAACTCCAAGAAGGAGAACGCGTCTTCGTGACGCCGCGCAAGCTCCGCGTGTTCGTGCATGCCCCTCAAAACGCCCAGTCCTCACTTGCCCGACGTGTCGGCACTGAGGAAGGAATAGCGCATGTTGGCTAG
- a CDS encoding addiction module antidote protein: MKRSAKSPPSRNHEAATVESFRKDPQFAAEYLTAVFEDGDPEELLLAIHRVAKVCSGAAKDKRRP, from the coding sequence ATGAAGCGGAGCGCAAAATCCCCTCCCTCTCGGAACCATGAAGCTGCAACTGTCGAGAGCTTTCGTAAGGACCCCCAGTTTGCGGCGGAATACTTAACCGCAGTCTTTGAGGATGGAGATCCGGAAGAGCTATTGCTCGCTATTCATCGGGTGGCCAAGGTGTGTAGTGGGGCGGCGAAAGACAAGCGCCGCCCGTGA
- a CDS encoding amidohydrolase family protein, whose protein sequence is MADFDIHIRGGTVIDGTRAPRFRADVWIKDGKVVQIGGRAPGFAKKTIDADGLFVVPGFVDLHTHYDAQIRWDPYCTISGWHGVTSIVLGNCGFGFAPCKPDFQQRSMLTMTRTEAIPYASMEVGMNWDWESIPQYLDSLDRAPKGVNCIQYMPTASLMTYVMGLEAAKTRPATEEERAEMRRLLAEGMDAGLCGFSLQRLGRHSGQADYDGSPMVTDTMIDEDILNLARVLCERDEGFIQITQATGHIKEDLAFLEKLAREAQRPILHNAIAASNRYPDQHRKSLAWLERMRAQGLPIFGQGATVRSGFAFTLEHWNLYDVATAWRDMLTGSKEERAAKMRNPEMRAAAKSEKALYALDKNAAGIGGRLPRLLVQSVANQPELEKYVGKSLAEIGQEENKHPVDVMIDLSLATDLKAEFLQSEPDFNATNNAEIITDSMYTFPGVSDGGAHTKFFTGGAFTTDFLRWLVRDEQKITLEEAHYRLSALPAHAAGFRDRGVLREGAWADVVVYDMDGLGIEPDWIGEIAHDLPGGEWRRVQRAKGYRSIIVNGVETFAEGKCTEATPGKLLRHGRAE, encoded by the coding sequence ATGGCAGATTTCGATATTCACATCAGAGGTGGCACGGTCATTGACGGCACGCGCGCGCCGCGTTTCCGCGCTGACGTGTGGATCAAAGACGGTAAGGTCGTACAGATCGGCGGGCGGGCACCAGGCTTTGCCAAGAAGACGATCGATGCCGATGGGCTGTTCGTCGTGCCAGGGTTTGTTGACCTGCACACGCACTACGACGCACAAATCCGCTGGGACCCGTATTGCACTATCTCGGGTTGGCACGGCGTGACTTCGATCGTGCTCGGCAACTGCGGGTTCGGCTTCGCGCCGTGCAAACCGGATTTTCAGCAACGCTCGATGCTGACGATGACGCGCACCGAGGCCATCCCCTATGCGTCGATGGAAGTCGGCATGAACTGGGACTGGGAGAGTATTCCACAGTACTTGGATTCCCTGGACCGCGCGCCCAAAGGCGTGAACTGTATCCAATACATGCCGACGGCGTCGTTGATGACCTACGTCATGGGACTCGAAGCGGCCAAGACTCGTCCAGCCACGGAAGAGGAACGCGCGGAGATGCGTCGCCTCCTCGCTGAAGGCATGGACGCCGGGCTGTGCGGGTTCTCGCTGCAACGTCTCGGTCGCCACTCAGGTCAAGCGGATTACGACGGCTCGCCGATGGTGACCGACACCATGATCGATGAAGACATCCTCAATCTGGCGCGTGTGCTTTGCGAACGTGACGAAGGCTTCATTCAAATCACCCAAGCCACCGGCCACATCAAAGAAGACCTCGCGTTTCTGGAGAAGTTGGCGCGCGAGGCTCAGCGCCCGATCCTTCACAATGCCATCGCCGCCAGCAACCGTTACCCTGACCAGCACCGCAAGAGCCTAGCGTGGCTAGAACGCATGCGCGCCCAGGGCCTGCCGATCTTCGGCCAAGGCGCCACAGTGCGCAGCGGCTTTGCCTTCACGCTGGAGCACTGGAACCTGTATGATGTGGCGACTGCGTGGCGCGACATGCTGACCGGCTCCAAAGAAGAACGCGCCGCGAAGATGCGTAATCCCGAGATGCGCGCGGCCGCGAAAAGCGAAAAAGCGTTGTACGCCCTCGATAAGAACGCAGCCGGCATCGGCGGGCGACTGCCCCGCTTGCTTGTGCAGTCGGTGGCGAACCAGCCGGAATTGGAAAAATACGTCGGCAAGTCGCTCGCCGAAATCGGCCAAGAAGAAAACAAGCATCCAGTCGATGTGATGATCGACTTGTCACTGGCGACCGACCTCAAAGCGGAGTTCCTGCAATCTGAACCAGACTTCAACGCGACCAATAATGCGGAGATCATTACCGATTCGATGTACACGTTCCCGGGCGTGTCCGACGGCGGTGCCCACACCAAGTTCTTCACCGGCGGGGCCTTCACTACGGATTTCCTGCGCTGGTTGGTGCGTGACGAACAGAAAATTACTCTGGAAGAAGCGCACTATCGCTTGTCGGCGCTTCCGGCGCATGCCGCAGGATTCCGCGACCGGGGCGTGCTGCGTGAAGGCGCATGGGCCGACGTAGTCGTGTACGATATGGACGGCCTTGGCATTGAGCCCGACTGGATCGGTGAGATCGCCCATGATCTGCCGGGCGGAGAATGGCGTCGTGTCCAGCGTGCGAAGGGCTATCGCTCGATTATCGTGAACGGCGTCGAGACCTTTGCCGAAGGAAAATGCACCGAAGCGACCCCGGGCAAATTGCTGCGCCATGGTCGCGCGGAGTAG